The Neospora caninum Liverpool complete genome, chromosome X genome includes a region encoding these proteins:
- a CDS encoding DnaJ domain-containing protein, related, giving the protein MSSREGENYFETLGVAPNASPKVVAGAYRKLSLQYHPDKNPHPDAKEIFEKIRQAQEVLGNEKRRNSYCRFGDYSKDGDVDEEQFYDILFVAVLQLLVPFLFAYLYTYGDDAAQSRKIFGCYVSMNFALELLLRFDATSLEILSFVPVVGDLLPFEKVRILHAWMPVVLNGLLLLGSELADVEDDLLDETTRRVLDSNLDALAGMEKFLHAAEMHILKCGKLEIETKWVKTESAAKAPVSQEDARLLSTLASATALGSAVSSGAAAQAEGNQGKEKARSADEIRSRLSALGYTEVRQYVKPWRLNPAVISEDSPDLWGEVMKQEVKNWPEDLTMEDLATREGCTERGWDRHNEAIAKLLDETDEEEETKRGISLGTIIFFGSLFLRWYTGSSQWSFRWLFFPSIFVHPRLTGALDLHNFTVKMQDLDACPLLSFSSILRLSLLFLSFSPLASSSSSRFPGKPFRIAWISDLHLDPLYSPDAHIKDCCRLSPSSPASPSSPPPPVSPSSPPPPVSPSSPPPPVSPSSPPPPSSPSSPSSSPPPSSPSSPSSSPPPSPSSLAAFVSARASRERSGESPKLGKDRASLLRGNAQRADAGEASRAFPEQREKMRGEQSGWSGEETNPNIGRAGCDSSPLLFQLLLDSVEEEIRGHRQRAKKREKKQPEMEATGARERELSEVEEGYRKRADHEGRSERGEETVRDIPIEALLISGDFAAHYDDSEPEKRMAALKLSTEVLFSRFASSASTTGQSYFVSPSSSSSLSPSPSSPSSSSPPSSPSSSSPPSSPSSSSPSPWAFVPSRGSSTLVVSGEELSEKGAERVSAHARERHVKTSEDNEDRKTRLGARRRKGLHGDAEEAGAAPSPTPQMIFVVGNNDLPRDYHVPETLNKWSVALYKLWRPILPPDPETKETFERGLFYRTHLTARPSVRVLCLNTVFYSRFAWEKATEALIRSGQTHEKLDETDLLEGSDPAGQFAWMQKELEDARDNQEQVLLVGHVPPGVSVHFWTLLEHVQQWRDEYLERYRTLVLRYSDVILAHLYGHVHADTVRVIAPAHPSISASSASLSSLDSSLRSASSSAANDPAEHLCERALGVTEQLQPLLTAPAVSPVHGNNPAWRILLFRDAGLKDKTKALSPPTFSLVDYTQLYLPLYGFIPAPVSRTSPSRLPALAPLPLRASPALSAESSARQAEDGRSLALSFQEEYTFSSTYGLPCISGPALARLIRLFAVSPFLFGLYSWHAESGGKEVTNRLRVCEGVVNTRLEYLRCLHGGARL; this is encoded by the exons TCcagcagagagggcgagaatTACTTTGAAACGTTGGGCGTCGCACCCAACGCGTCTCCCAAGGTCGTCGCCGGTGCCTATCGCAAACTGTCTCTCCAGTATCACCCG gACAAAAACCCGCATCCAGACGCGAAGGAAATCTTTGAAAAAATCCGACAG GCGCAAGAAGTGCTGGGGAacgagaagcggcggaacTCGTACTGCCGATTTGGAGACTACagcaaagacggagacgTCGACGAAGAACAGTTCTACGAcattctcttcgtcgcggtTCTCCAGCTGTTGGTGccgttcctcttcgcctACTTGTACACTTACGGAGACGACGCTGCCCAATCGAGAAAA aTCTTTGGTTGTTACGTCTCGATGAATTTCGCGCTTGAACTTCTGCTGCGCTTCGACGCGACGTCTCTGGAgatcctctccttcgtccccGTCGTCGGCGACCTGCTTCCCTTTGAAAAAGTTCGCATTCTCCACGCGTGGATGCCGGTCGTCCTCAACGGGCTCCTCTTGCTCGGCTCCGAGCTGGCTGACGTCGAAGACGATCTTCTCGACGAGACGACTCGCCGCGTCCTCGATTCGAACCTCGACGCCCTCGCCGG CATGGAGAAattcctgcatgcagccgagaTGCACATCCTGAAGTGCGGAAAGCTCGAGATCGAGACAAAGTGGGTAAAGACGGAGTCAGCCGCAAAAGCCCCCGTCAGCCAAGAAGACGCTCGACTCCTGTcgactctcgcctctgcgacCGCGTTgggctctgctgtctcttcgggcGCGGCCGCGCAGGCCGAGGGCAATCAgggcaaagagaaggcgagaagcgcggaCGAAATTCGTAGTCGCCTCAGCGCTCTCGGATACACCGAGGTGCGCCAGTACGTGAAGCCTTGGAGGTTGAACCCGGCCGTCATATCCGAGGACTCGCCCGACTTGTGGGGCGAAGTGATGAAGCAGGAAGTGAAAAACTGG CCGGAAGATTTGACCATGGAGGATCTCGCGACTCGCGAAGGGTGCACGGAGCGTGGCTGGGACCGTCACAACGAGGCGATCGCGAAGCTCCTCGATGAGAcg gacgaagaagaggagacgaaacgcggtATCTCCTTGGGGACGATAatcttcttcggctctctctttctccgctgGTACACAGGC TCGAGTCAGTGGTCGTTTCGCTggctctttttcccgtccaTCTTTGTACATCCTCGACTGACAGGCGCTCTCGATCTTCACAACTTCACAGTGAAAATGCAAGACCTCGACGCTtgccctctcctctctttctcctcgatcctccgtctctctctcctgttcctctccttctctcctctcgcttcttcctcgtcttcgcgctttCCCGGCAAACCTTTTAGGATTGCGTGGATATCCGATCTTCACCTTGATCCTCTGTACTCCCCTGACGCACACATCAAAGActgctgccgtctctctccttcctctcctgcctctccttcttctcctccccctcctgtctctccttcttctcctccccctcctgtctctccttcttctcctccccctcctgtctctccttcttctcctccccctccttcctctccttcttctccttcttcttctccccctccttcctctccttcttctccttcttcttctccccctccttctccttcctctctggctgCCTTTGTCTCTGCACGAGCGTCTAGGGAGAGAAGTGGGGAGTCTCCAAAGTTGGGGAAAGATCGCGCGAGTCTTTTGCGGGGGAACGCCCAGCGCGCAGATGCTGGAGAGGCTTCGCGAGCTTTTCCCgagcagagggaaaagatGCGCGGCGAACAGAGCGGGTGGAgtggggaggagacgaaccCGAATATAGGGCGGGCAGGCTGTGattcctcgccgctcctctttCAGTTGCTGCTTGACAGCGTCGAGGAAGAAATTCGTGGCCACAggcagagggcgaagaagcgagagaaaaaacagccgGAGATGGAAGCGACTGGAGCACGCGAAAGAGAATTATCCGAAGTCGAGGAAGGGtacagaaaacgcgcagacCACGAAGGACGATCAGAAAGAGGTGAAGAAACCGTCCGAGATATCCCCATAGAGGCGCTCCTTATCAGTGGAGACTTCGCTGCGCACTACGACGACTCAGAACCCGAAAAACG CATGGCGGCTCTAAAGCTCTCGACAGaggttctcttctcccgctttgcttcttccgcctcgacCACTGGCCAATCCTACTttgtttctccgtcttcttcttcctctctctctccttctccctcttctccttcttcttcctctcctccttcttctccttcttcttcctctcctccttcttctccttcttcttcctctccttctccttggGCTTTTGTGCCTTCGCGGGGATCGTCGACGCTTGTtgtctctggagaagaaCTGTCGGAGAAAGGCGCTGAGAGGGTCAGtgcacacgcgagagagcgacatgtgaagacgagcgaggacaacgaagacaggaaaacgcgactcGGAGctcggcgaagaaaaggcctgcacggcgacgcggaagaggcaggcgcggcaCCTTCGCCAACGCCTCAGATGATTTTTGTCGTGGGAAACAACGATCTTCCACGCGACTATCACGTTCCAGAAACACTCAACAAATGGAGCGTCGCTCTCTACAAACTCTGGCGGCCCATCTTACCGCCTGATCCCGAAACCAAAGAG ACTTTTGAGCGCGGGCTCTTCTACAGGACGCACCTGACGGCCCGCCCGTCCGTTCGCGTGCTGTGTCTGAACACGGTTTTCTACTCTCGCTTTGCgtgggagaaggcgacggaggctCTGATTCGCTCCGGCCAGACTCACGAGAAGCTCGACGAAACAGACCTGCTCGAGGGCTCGGACCCCG CGGGGCAATTCGCGTGGATGCAGAAAGAGCTggaggacgcgcgcgacaACCAGGAACAG GTGCTTCTGGTTGGGCACGTGCCGccgggcgtctccgtccactTTTGGACGCTGTTGGAGCATGTACAGCAGTGGAGAGATGAGTATCTCGAGAG GTACCGAACACTTGTGCTGCGCTACTCGGATGTGATTCTTGCTCATCTCTACGGGCACGTGCATGCCGACACGGTTCGCGTCATCGCTCCTGCGCACCCCTCTatttccgcttcttccgcatctctttcttccctcgattcttctcttcgttctgcgtcttcttctgctgcaAACGACCCAGCCGAGCACCTCTGCGAGCGAGCGCTGGGCGTAACTGAGCAGCTCCAGCCGCTCTTGACGGCGCCGGCGGTTTCGCCGGTGCACGGGAACAACCCCGCGTGGAGAattctcctttttcgcgacGCGGGTCTCAAAGACAAAACGAAGGCTCTCAGTCCGCCTACCTTTTCTCTCGTAGACTACACCCAGCTGTACCTTCCGCTCTACGGCTTCATTcccgcgcctgtctcgcgcaCCTCGCCGTCCAGGCTGCCTGCGCTCGCTCCCCTTCCGCTCcgtgcgtctcccgcgctctctgctgaGTCTTCCGCGAGACAGGCCGAGGATGGCCGGTCTCTTGCGCTCTCCTTCCAAGAGGAATACACCTTCTCGTCCACCTATGGCCTGCCGTGCATCTCTGGACCCGCGCTGGCCCGTCTGATTCGCCTTTTCGCAGTCTCGCCCTTTTTGTTTGGTCTCTACAGCTGGCATGCAGAATCGGGGGGGAAGGAAGTGACCAATCGCCTCCGCGTGTGCGAAGGCGTGGTGAACACGCGTCTCGAGTACCTGCGCTGCTTAcacggaggcgcgcgcctgTGA